The following coding sequences are from one Pseudonocardia sp. EC080619-01 window:
- a CDS encoding cupin domain-containing protein, translating to MRIRSLTGTVLLVLIGALLAGCAQPGQLGHPDDPAAAPAGESAPARGPSTGPGEEPAEVPGVPAVPVAQAGSDARGTLERPIEIGTPGPSELLVRTEVLQPGQATGWIRHPGTAVSAVRSGTVTVQRAGRCEPQTFGAEQAFFLGDGEPNELRNDGAEPVVLTRSELLAPGVPERESTEPAC from the coding sequence GTGCGCATCCGTTCCCTGACCGGCACCGTCCTGCTCGTCCTGATCGGCGCGCTGCTCGCCGGATGCGCGCAGCCCGGCCAGCTCGGCCATCCCGACGACCCCGCCGCCGCTCCCGCCGGGGAGTCCGCACCGGCGCGGGGACCGTCCACCGGTCCCGGGGAGGAGCCGGCCGAGGTGCCCGGTGTCCCCGCGGTCCCGGTCGCCCAGGCCGGGTCCGACGCCCGGGGCACGCTGGAGCGGCCGATCGAGATCGGCACGCCCGGCCCGTCGGAGCTGCTGGTGCGGACCGAGGTGCTGCAGCCCGGTCAGGCCACCGGATGGATCCGGCACCCCGGCACGGCCGTGTCGGCCGTCCGCTCCGGCACCGTGACGGTGCAGCGGGCCGGCCGCTGCGAGCCGCAGACGTTCGGGGCCGAGCAGGCGTTCTTCCTCGGTGACGGCGAGCCGAACGAGCTCCGCAACGACGGGGCCGAGCCGGTCGTCCTGACCCGCTCCGAGCTGCTGGCGCCCGGCGTCCCCGAGCGGGAGTCCACCGAACCGGCCTGCTGA
- a CDS encoding MarR family winged helix-turn-helix transcriptional regulator, producing MSTAKPATAEPDEADIELADTVVRELFMLVRQVKRSAERHRPDMIVDMAGYHVLAHLHFGGPQRATEIAAAFHSDPSTISRQVSALVKAGLVERRADPGDGRASLLAANDEGVRVIETERRRRAHVIAEVLGGWDPADRVALTTLLDRFLDDYQTFEARES from the coding sequence ATGAGCACCGCGAAGCCCGCGACGGCCGAGCCGGACGAGGCCGACATCGAGCTCGCCGACACCGTGGTCCGCGAGCTGTTCATGCTGGTCCGCCAGGTCAAGAGGTCGGCGGAGCGGCACCGCCCCGACATGATCGTCGACATGGCCGGCTACCACGTCCTGGCCCACCTGCACTTCGGCGGACCGCAACGGGCCACCGAGATCGCGGCGGCCTTCCACTCCGACCCCTCGACGATCAGCCGCCAGGTCTCGGCGCTGGTCAAGGCCGGCCTCGTCGAGCGCCGCGCCGACCCCGGCGACGGCCGCGCCTCGCTGCTCGCCGCCAACGACGAGGGCGTCCGGGTGATCGAGACCGAGCGACGGCGCCGCGCCCACGTGATCGCCGAGGTGCTCGGCGGGTGGGACCCCGCCGACCGCGTCGCGCTGACCACGCTGCTCGACCGCTTCCTCGACGACTACCAGACCTTCGAAGCACGGGAGTCCTGA
- a CDS encoding MFS transporter: MSTAAAAARPAAASADGELTHRQILTVLGGLMLGMFLAALDQTVVSTAIRTIADDLSGLSLQAWATTAFLITSTITTPLYGKLSDIFGRKPLFMTAISIFLIGSVACTLAWSMYSLAAFRALQGLGAGGLMSLALTILGDIVPPRERARYQGFFLAVFGTSSVIGPVVGGLLSGVDTIAGIDGWRWIFLVNVPIGLIALVVVQRVLNIPHVPRKARIDWPGAIALALCLVPLLIVAEQGREWGWDSTNSIVCYVIGGIGLLLFLLAERAYGDDALLPLRLFRTGVFSLSSVINLMIGMAMFGGIALLPQFLQIVHGATPIEAGFMMLPLVGGIMVASVLSGQLTSRTGRYKIFPVIGTALITVAMVLLWLTVTPEIPLPQLFATMAVLGLGLGLCMQTLVLAVQNAMPARDMGVTTSAVTFFRQMGGTLGTAVFLSVVFSTAGDRIGEALRSAMGTAGFQAAVTDPAVLADPANRQVVEGLQTGAINSSVLSDSSFLQQIDPRLAAPFQEGFTSSMTLAFLIAAVVIAAAFVLVLFVKELPLRTMSGAQAARAEAQAGASASLPTGDATTAAPVPAPAGRGAGVEPGRAIDAPPTTPIPVIGRADGSRNGTPQPDGAAHPAPATGQPAAAPVAPPAPAAAPPARGGGPAVTGRVQHGSGDALTGAVVTVARLSGDQVGRTTTDDDGHYRIALDGPGRYLVVAASGALPPHAATVSVGTEPVRHDVRLAGGSGIHGTVQDAAGHGAAGVTVSLIDAGGDVAASGRSGEAGRYALTGVPSGRYTLTAVGEGVDPVAVGVEVPATGSALQDLRLPQRSRLTGRVTAAPDGLPVGQALATLIDSEGAVVGSRLSGPDGTFTFEGLAAGSYTLATSGYPPVATVVALEPGRVTHSDVEFPHPLDEPGPVPSPNGNGRHVREGDPR, encoded by the coding sequence ATGTCCACCGCTGCCGCCGCTGCGCGGCCCGCCGCCGCGAGCGCCGACGGAGAGCTGACGCACCGGCAGATCCTCACCGTCCTGGGTGGACTGATGCTGGGAATGTTCCTGGCCGCCCTGGACCAGACGGTCGTGTCGACCGCCATCCGCACGATCGCCGACGACCTCTCCGGCCTGTCCCTGCAGGCCTGGGCGACCACGGCGTTCCTCATCACCAGCACGATCACGACGCCGCTCTACGGCAAGCTCTCCGACATCTTCGGCCGCAAGCCGCTGTTCATGACCGCGATCTCGATCTTCCTGATCGGCTCGGTGGCCTGCACCCTGGCCTGGTCGATGTACTCCCTCGCCGCGTTCCGTGCGCTGCAGGGCCTCGGCGCCGGTGGCCTCATGTCGCTGGCGCTGACCATCCTCGGTGACATCGTGCCGCCGCGGGAGCGGGCCCGGTACCAGGGCTTCTTCCTGGCCGTGTTCGGCACGTCCAGCGTCATCGGCCCGGTCGTCGGCGGCCTGCTGTCCGGTGTGGACACCATCGCCGGGATCGACGGGTGGCGCTGGATCTTCCTGGTCAACGTCCCCATCGGACTGATCGCCCTGGTCGTCGTGCAGCGGGTGCTCAACATCCCGCACGTCCCGCGGAAGGCGCGGATCGACTGGCCCGGCGCGATCGCGCTGGCGCTGTGCCTGGTGCCGCTGCTGATCGTCGCCGAGCAGGGCCGCGAGTGGGGCTGGGACTCCACGAACTCGATCGTCTGCTACGTCATCGGCGGGATCGGGCTGCTGCTCTTCCTGCTGGCCGAGCGGGCCTACGGCGACGACGCGCTGCTCCCGCTCCGGCTGTTCCGCACCGGTGTCTTCTCGCTGTCCAGCGTCATCAACCTGATGATCGGCATGGCGATGTTCGGCGGGATCGCACTGCTCCCGCAGTTCCTGCAGATCGTGCACGGCGCGACGCCGATCGAGGCCGGCTTCATGATGCTGCCGCTGGTCGGCGGGATCATGGTCGCCTCGGTGCTGTCCGGCCAGCTGACCTCGCGGACCGGTCGCTACAAGATCTTCCCGGTGATCGGCACCGCGCTGATCACCGTCGCGATGGTGCTGCTGTGGCTGACCGTCACACCGGAGATCCCGCTGCCGCAGCTCTTCGCCACGATGGCGGTCCTCGGCCTCGGCCTCGGCCTGTGCATGCAGACCCTGGTGCTGGCCGTCCAGAACGCGATGCCGGCCCGCGACATGGGCGTGACGACCTCGGCCGTCACCTTCTTCCGGCAGATGGGCGGCACGCTGGGCACCGCCGTGTTCCTCTCGGTGGTGTTCTCCACCGCCGGGGACCGGATCGGTGAGGCGCTGCGCTCCGCGATGGGCACCGCAGGCTTCCAGGCGGCGGTGACCGATCCGGCCGTGCTCGCCGACCCGGCGAACCGGCAGGTGGTCGAGGGGCTGCAGACCGGCGCGATCAACTCGTCGGTGCTGAGCGACTCGTCGTTCCTGCAGCAGATCGACCCGCGGCTCGCCGCCCCCTTCCAGGAGGGCTTCACCAGCTCGATGACGCTGGCGTTCCTCATCGCCGCCGTCGTGATCGCGGCCGCGTTCGTGCTGGTGCTGTTCGTGAAGGAGCTGCCGCTGCGGACGATGTCCGGTGCGCAGGCCGCGCGGGCGGAGGCCCAGGCCGGTGCGTCGGCGAGCCTCCCCACCGGTGACGCGACGACCGCGGCCCCGGTGCCCGCCCCGGCCGGTCGCGGTGCGGGCGTCGAGCCCGGCCGCGCGATCGACGCCCCGCCCACCACGCCGATCCCGGTGATCGGCCGTGCCGACGGCTCCCGCAACGGCACGCCGCAGCCCGACGGCGCCGCACACCCGGCTCCCGCCACCGGGCAGCCGGCAGCCGCACCGGTCGCGCCGCCCGCGCCCGCGGCGGCCCCGCCGGCCCGGGGCGGCGGCCCGGCCGTCACCGGACGCGTGCAGCACGGTTCCGGTGACGCGCTCACCGGGGCGGTCGTCACCGTCGCCCGGCTGTCGGGTGACCAGGTCGGCCGCACCACCACCGACGACGACGGCCACTACCGGATCGCGCTCGACGGCCCGGGCCGCTACCTGGTCGTCGCCGCCTCCGGCGCGCTGCCGCCGCACGCCGCGACGGTGTCGGTGGGCACCGAGCCCGTCCGGCACGACGTGCGGCTGGCCGGTGGCAGCGGGATCCACGGGACCGTGCAGGACGCGGCCGGCCACGGCGCGGCGGGCGTGACCGTCTCGCTGATCGACGCCGGTGGCGACGTCGCCGCGTCGGGCCGCTCCGGCGAGGCCGGGCGCTACGCCCTCACCGGGGTGCCGTCCGGGCGGTACACGCTGACGGCCGTCGGCGAGGGGGTCGATCCGGTCGCGGTCGGGGTGGAGGTCCCGGCCACCGGCTCCGCACTGCAGGACCTGCGGCTGCCGCAGCGCTCGCGCCTCACCGGCCGGGTGACCGCCGCACCGGACGGCCTGCCGGTCGGCCAGGCGCTCGCCACCCTGATCGACTCCGAGGGTGCGGTCGTCGGGTCGCGGCTGTCCGGACCCGACGGCACCTTCACCTTCGAGGGCCTCGCCGCGGGGAGCTACACGCTCGCGACCAGCGGCTACCCGCCGGTGGCGACCGTCGTCGCGCTGGAGCCGGGCCGGGTGACCCACTCCGACGTGGAGTTCCCGCACCCGCTCGACGAGCCCGGCCCCGTCCCGTCGCCGAACGGCAACGGCCGGCACGTCCGGGAGGGTGACCCCCGGTAG
- a CDS encoding gamma-glutamyltransferase family protein: protein MAPRGYDRIGPRGAVSSTHHLGTAAAATVLARGGNAFDAAVSCGFVLQVVEPHLCGPGGELPAVFVTAADPSPTVLCAQGVAPAAATIDRMRDAGCETVPGTGLLPATVPGAWDGWLTLLRDHGTWELADVLEPALGYAAGGFPLVPRISAALATVAGHFRAHWPTSAATWLPDGRVPAPGETVRLPALAETWRRLLAAATGPSREARIDAARDAWYRGFVAEEIGRFCATTPVRDETGLDRTGLLTADDLAGWSAHYEPALVADAGRGWSVAKCGPWSQGPVLLQQLRLLAGTGVELPGGVATADTVHLAAEAAKLAFADREAWYGDPGGDGVVADLLSDPYTDARRALLGATSDPGLRPGSPGGREPRIGRHAATPGAARGSGTEGPGTGEPTVSRDGVARGDTVHVDVVDAAGNMVSVTPSGGWLQSSPTIPSLGFCLGTRGQMSWLEEGLASSLAPGRMPRTTLSPSLALRDGEPAVAFGTPGGDQQDQWQLCFLLAMIHGDLDLQAAIDAPAWHSTAFPASFAPRGWEPHGLVVESRLGAATLASLRDRGHAVDDAGPWALGRMCAAGRGDAVPGGGGAGTLHAAVDPRSGVGAAIAV, encoded by the coding sequence GTGGCTCCCCGTGGATACGACCGGATCGGCCCGCGTGGCGCGGTCAGCAGCACCCACCATCTCGGCACCGCCGCCGCGGCGACCGTGCTCGCCCGGGGCGGAAACGCCTTCGACGCGGCGGTGAGCTGCGGGTTCGTCCTGCAGGTCGTCGAACCGCACCTGTGCGGCCCCGGCGGTGAGCTCCCCGCGGTGTTCGTCACCGCCGCCGACCCGTCCCCGACGGTGCTGTGCGCCCAGGGCGTCGCCCCGGCCGCGGCGACGATCGACCGGATGCGCGACGCCGGCTGCGAGACCGTCCCGGGGACCGGCCTGCTCCCGGCCACCGTTCCCGGCGCCTGGGACGGCTGGCTGACCCTGCTGCGGGACCACGGCACCTGGGAGCTCGCCGACGTGCTCGAACCGGCGCTCGGCTACGCCGCGGGCGGGTTCCCGCTGGTCCCGCGGATCTCCGCCGCGCTGGCGACGGTCGCCGGCCACTTCCGCGCGCACTGGCCGACGTCGGCGGCGACCTGGCTGCCCGACGGCCGCGTCCCGGCACCGGGCGAGACCGTCCGGCTCCCCGCGCTGGCCGAGACCTGGCGGCGGCTGCTCGCCGCCGCGACCGGCCCGAGCAGGGAGGCGCGGATCGACGCGGCCCGCGACGCCTGGTACCGCGGCTTCGTCGCCGAGGAGATCGGACGCTTCTGCGCGACCACCCCGGTCCGCGACGAGACGGGGCTCGACCGCACGGGCCTGCTCACCGCCGACGACCTGGCCGGCTGGTCGGCGCACTACGAGCCGGCCCTGGTCGCCGACGCGGGCCGGGGCTGGTCGGTGGCCAAGTGCGGGCCGTGGTCGCAGGGCCCGGTGCTGCTGCAGCAGCTGCGGCTGCTGGCCGGTACCGGCGTCGAGCTGCCCGGCGGTGTCGCGACCGCGGACACCGTGCACCTCGCCGCCGAGGCCGCGAAGCTGGCGTTCGCCGACCGGGAGGCCTGGTACGGCGACCCCGGCGGCGACGGCGTCGTCGCGGACCTGCTCTCCGATCCCTACACCGACGCCCGGCGGGCGCTGCTCGGAGCGACGTCCGATCCCGGGCTGCGGCCGGGTTCCCCGGGCGGGCGCGAGCCGCGGATCGGCCGCCACGCCGCCACCCCGGGTGCCGCCCGCGGCTCGGGCACGGAGGGGCCCGGCACCGGCGAGCCGACGGTGAGCCGGGACGGGGTCGCCCGCGGGGACACCGTGCACGTCGACGTCGTCGACGCCGCCGGGAACATGGTCTCGGTGACGCCGTCCGGTGGCTGGCTGCAGTCCTCGCCGACCATCCCGTCGCTCGGGTTCTGCCTGGGCACCCGCGGTCAGATGTCCTGGCTGGAGGAGGGCCTCGCGAGTTCGCTGGCCCCGGGCCGGATGCCGCGGACCACGCTCAGCCCGTCGCTGGCGCTGCGCGACGGCGAGCCCGCGGTCGCGTTCGGGACCCCGGGCGGCGACCAGCAGGACCAGTGGCAGCTGTGCTTCCTGCTCGCGATGATCCACGGTGACCTGGACCTGCAGGCCGCGATCGACGCCCCGGCCTGGCACTCGACGGCCTTCCCGGCGTCGTTCGCGCCGCGCGGGTGGGAGCCGCACGGGCTGGTCGTCGAGTCGCGGCTCGGCGCGGCGACCCTGGCGTCGCTGCGGGACCGCGGGCACGCGGTCGACGACGCCGGGCCGTGGGCGCTCGGGCGGATGTGTGCGGCCGGCCGGGGCGACGCGGTGCCCGGTGGCGGTGGCGCCGGGACGCTGCACGCGGCGGTGGACCCGCGGTCCGGGGTGGGCGCCGCGATCGCGGTGTAG
- a CDS encoding TM0106 family RecB-like putative nuclease: MSTSTGSRAAPRVLLDAAALTGCRRRVHLDHDPSASGAPRALPDPAIEQRRADAAAHRARIGELLAGTWGGDWASTWPGGATGPATAEGPAGVPVAAASDGEASGPPAGSRAARAARTAELVAAGTPLIWGAVLPLDDDRRGTAELLVRAPGGGYVPLLVVRRRITDPGEGARTTAVTDPWPQRARHDPDRKVRSQPRDLLALAQLTRLLEAAGWAPPEPAPRLGGVIGLDADVVVWHDLDTGHWPGGRSTLEEYDVRFADRAAVARSAAAGGPALAAPSRITECRRCPWWPTCEAALESADDVSLVAHGETARLLRSAGVATVAGLAGLDPADPPSELAAPLPGPPFGDLVALARARRHGLAVARRVPRVEVPRADVEVDVDMESFGESGAYLWGALLSLPGGARDGDPDPGYRAFATWDPLPTRDEGRSFGEFWTWLSGIRAAARASGRSFAAYCYNEQAENRWMLSSAHRFAGMPGVPTEAQVREFIEDPCWVDLYGVVSTWFLCAQGKGLKKIAPAAGFSWRDPEAGGENSMRWYRDAVALEGGEPDPAQRERLLGYNTDDVLATQALREWMSSDRVLEVPLVTELTDLPV, from the coding sequence GTGAGCACCTCGACCGGATCCCGTGCGGCGCCGCGCGTCCTGCTCGACGCCGCCGCGCTGACCGGGTGCCGCCGCCGGGTGCACCTGGACCACGACCCGTCGGCGAGCGGTGCACCCCGGGCCCTGCCCGACCCCGCGATCGAGCAGCGCCGGGCCGACGCGGCCGCGCACCGCGCGCGGATCGGCGAGCTGCTGGCCGGCACCTGGGGCGGGGACTGGGCGAGCACCTGGCCCGGCGGCGCGACGGGCCCGGCCACGGCGGAGGGTCCGGCGGGCGTCCCGGTCGCGGCCGCGTCCGACGGCGAGGCGTCCGGGCCACCCGCCGGGTCCCGCGCGGCGCGGGCCGCCCGGACGGCGGAACTGGTGGCGGCGGGCACCCCGCTGATCTGGGGTGCCGTGCTCCCGCTCGACGACGACCGCCGCGGCACCGCGGAGCTCCTGGTGCGGGCGCCCGGCGGCGGCTACGTCCCGCTGCTCGTCGTGCGGCGGCGCATCACCGATCCCGGCGAGGGCGCCCGGACCACGGCGGTCACCGACCCCTGGCCGCAGCGCGCCCGGCACGACCCGGACCGCAAGGTCCGCTCGCAGCCCCGCGACCTCCTGGCCCTGGCCCAGCTGACCCGGCTGCTGGAGGCCGCGGGCTGGGCGCCGCCGGAGCCCGCGCCGCGGCTCGGCGGGGTGATCGGGCTGGATGCCGACGTCGTCGTCTGGCACGACCTGGACACCGGGCACTGGCCGGGTGGGCGTTCCACCCTGGAGGAGTACGACGTCCGGTTCGCCGACCGCGCCGCGGTCGCCCGGTCGGCCGCGGCCGGGGGGCCGGCGCTCGCGGCGCCGTCGCGGATCACCGAGTGCCGCCGCTGCCCTTGGTGGCCCACGTGCGAGGCCGCCCTGGAGAGCGCCGACGACGTCAGCCTGGTCGCCCACGGCGAGACGGCGCGGCTGCTGCGGTCGGCCGGTGTGGCGACCGTCGCCGGACTGGCCGGGCTGGATCCGGCCGACCCGCCGTCGGAGCTGGCCGCGCCGTTGCCCGGACCGCCGTTCGGGGATCTCGTGGCACTGGCGCGGGCCCGCAGGCACGGGCTGGCCGTGGCCCGCCGGGTGCCGCGGGTGGAGGTGCCGCGTGCCGACGTCGAGGTCGACGTCGACATGGAGAGCTTCGGCGAGTCCGGCGCGTACCTCTGGGGAGCGTTGCTGTCGCTGCCCGGCGGGGCGCGCGACGGCGACCCCGACCCGGGCTACCGCGCGTTCGCCACCTGGGACCCGCTCCCCACGCGCGACGAGGGCCGCTCGTTCGGCGAGTTCTGGACGTGGCTGTCCGGGATCCGCGCGGCCGCCCGCGCGTCGGGCCGGTCGTTCGCCGCCTACTGCTACAACGAGCAGGCCGAGAACCGGTGGATGCTGTCGTCGGCGCACCGGTTCGCCGGGATGCCCGGCGTCCCGACCGAGGCACAGGTCCGCGAGTTCATCGAGGACCCGTGCTGGGTCGATCTCTACGGCGTCGTGTCGACCTGGTTCCTGTGTGCGCAGGGCAAGGGACTGAAGAAGATCGCGCCCGCGGCGGGCTTCTCCTGGCGGGACCCGGAGGCCGGCGGGGAGAACTCGATGCGGTGGTACCGCGACGCCGTCGCGCTGGAGGGCGGCGAGCCCGATCCCGCGCAGCGCGAGCGGCTGCTCGGCTACAACACCGACGACGTGCTGGCGACCCAGGCGCTGCGGGAGTGGATGTCGTCGGATCGGGTGCTCGAGGTGCCACTGGTGACGGAGCTGACCGACCTGCCCGTGTGA
- a CDS encoding DUF6474 family protein codes for MGLLRRKPRAGERAAAATREAAVDASERVHTAAVQTAEFTKETADLASEKLHRRAVKARRRAESASRRAEKAGRRAARTTRRAVDSGTHSVAAAANGLLSEADLKARSADRKTAKTAAKADAGARKAEAKAAQAAEKGRLKSEARAAKDAERERAAREWNAKRVQRYLGIAKIVAPLVAPYAMAAAGTLRHRLDDHRSRRLGVSPDELGGYSGPGGKLHARLSRISRTIAELRADGTTDRDANAKRFADETEPRLHDLAAAVRAAENMPAARRKAAFRTISHDLDRIEVELLDHLGVRA; via the coding sequence ATGGGACTGCTGCGCAGGAAGCCGCGCGCCGGCGAGCGCGCCGCCGCGGCGACCAGGGAGGCGGCGGTCGACGCGTCCGAGCGGGTGCACACCGCCGCCGTGCAGACCGCCGAGTTCACCAAGGAGACCGCGGACCTGGCGTCGGAGAAGCTGCACCGCCGGGCCGTGAAGGCGCGCCGCCGGGCCGAGTCGGCGAGCCGCCGCGCCGAGAAGGCGGGCCGGCGGGCGGCCCGGACCACCCGTCGTGCGGTGGACTCGGGCACGCACTCGGTCGCCGCCGCCGCGAACGGTCTGCTCAGCGAGGCCGACCTCAAGGCGCGTTCGGCCGACCGGAAGACCGCGAAGACCGCCGCGAAGGCGGACGCCGGCGCCCGCAAGGCCGAGGCCAAGGCCGCGCAGGCCGCGGAGAAGGGCCGGCTCAAGAGCGAGGCCCGCGCCGCGAAGGACGCCGAGCGCGAGCGCGCCGCCCGCGAGTGGAACGCCAAGCGGGTGCAGCGCTACCTCGGCATCGCCAAGATCGTGGCGCCGCTGGTGGCCCCGTACGCGATGGCCGCCGCGGGCACGCTGCGGCACCGGCTCGACGACCACCGGTCCCGGCGGCTCGGCGTCTCGCCGGACGAGCTGGGCGGCTACTCGGGCCCCGGCGGGAAGCTGCACGCACGGCTGTCCCGGATCTCGCGGACGATCGCCGAGCTGCGCGCGGACGGCACCACCGACCGGGACGCGAACGCGAAGCGGTTCGCCGACGAGACCGAGCCGCGGCTGCACGACCTGGCCGCCGCCGTCCGGGCCGCGGAGAACATGCCGGCCGCCCGCCGCAAGGCGGCGTTCCGCACGATCTCGCACGACCTGGACCGCATCGAGGTCGAGCTGCTGGACCACCTGGGCGTCCGGGCCTGA
- a CDS encoding NAD(P)/FAD-dependent oxidoreductase: protein MSHEYDVVVIGAGPVGENAAGYAVDAGLSAAIVEAELLGGECSYWACIPSKALLRTPQAVADARRLPGVTADFDPAAVLERRTSFTSNWDDTGQVEWAEGAGAAVLRGRGRLAGERTVVVTGADGTETTVTARRAVVLATGSVPVTPPVPGLDTVEYWGSRGATSAKEIPPRFGVLGGGVVGCEMALAFARLGSRVTLVNHGPRVLPNAEPVASERVADGLREAGVDVRLDTGLDRVEAAGDATRLHLGGEVVEVDRLLVATGRRPASDGLGLDTVGVTTTGRGAVPVDDSGLVDGGGDWLYAVGDVNGRAPLTHQGKYQARIAAHAIAARAAGRGLDDGAWGEDAATADDHAVPQVVFTDPEVAWVGRTADAARRDGLDVRVVDMDIAVAGSSLTADDWAGRVVAVVDTRREVLIGVTFVGPGVAELLHGATIAVVGEVPLARLWHAVPAFPTVSEVWLRLLETYRAG from the coding sequence ATGAGTCACGAGTACGACGTCGTCGTCATCGGAGCAGGGCCGGTCGGCGAGAACGCCGCCGGTTACGCGGTCGACGCGGGACTCTCCGCGGCGATCGTGGAGGCCGAGCTGCTCGGCGGGGAGTGCTCCTACTGGGCGTGCATCCCGTCGAAGGCGCTGCTGCGCACCCCGCAGGCGGTCGCGGACGCCCGGCGGCTGCCCGGCGTCACCGCGGACTTCGACCCGGCCGCCGTGCTGGAGCGGCGGACGTCCTTCACCTCGAACTGGGACGACACCGGGCAGGTCGAGTGGGCCGAGGGTGCCGGGGCGGCGGTGCTGCGCGGCCGCGGCCGCCTGGCCGGGGAGCGGACCGTCGTCGTCACCGGCGCCGACGGGACGGAGACGACCGTGACGGCCCGCCGCGCGGTGGTGCTCGCGACCGGCAGCGTGCCGGTGACGCCGCCGGTGCCCGGCCTCGACACGGTCGAGTACTGGGGTTCCCGGGGCGCGACCTCGGCGAAGGAGATCCCGCCCCGGTTCGGCGTGCTCGGCGGCGGGGTCGTCGGGTGCGAGATGGCGCTCGCCTTCGCCCGGCTCGGGTCACGGGTGACGCTGGTCAACCACGGACCGCGGGTGCTGCCGAACGCCGAGCCCGTCGCGTCCGAGCGGGTCGCCGACGGGCTGCGGGAGGCCGGGGTCGACGTCCGCCTCGACACCGGGCTCGACCGCGTCGAGGCCGCGGGCGACGCGACCCGCCTGCACCTCGGCGGGGAGGTGGTCGAGGTGGACCGGCTGCTGGTGGCGACCGGGCGCCGTCCGGCGTCGGACGGGCTCGGCCTCGACACCGTCGGGGTGACGACGACCGGGCGCGGCGCCGTCCCGGTCGACGACTCCGGCCTCGTCGACGGTGGCGGGGACTGGCTCTACGCGGTCGGGGACGTCAACGGCCGGGCACCGCTCACCCACCAGGGCAAGTACCAGGCGCGGATCGCCGCGCACGCGATCGCCGCCCGGGCCGCAGGCCGCGGGCTCGACGACGGCGCCTGGGGCGAGGACGCCGCGACGGCCGACGACCACGCCGTGCCCCAGGTGGTGTTCACCGATCCCGAGGTCGCCTGGGTCGGCCGGACCGCCGACGCCGCCCGGCGGGACGGCCTGGACGTGCGGGTCGTCGACATGGACATCGCCGTCGCCGGGTCGTCGCTCACCGCCGACGACTGGGCCGGTCGCGTGGTCGCGGTCGTCGACACCCGCCGGGAGGTGCTGATCGGGGTGACCTTCGTCGGACCCGGTGTGGCGGAGCTGCTGCACGGGGCGACGATCGCCGTCGTCGGCGAGGTCCCGCTGGCCCGGCTGTGGCACGCGGTACCCGCGTTCCCCACGGTCAGCGAGGTGTGGCTGCGGCTGCTGGAGACCTACCGCGCGGGCTGA
- a CDS encoding NAD(P)H-binding protein produces MDVVIAGGHGKIAMRLAALLAGNGHTVRSIVRNPDHTDEVAATGARPVVADLESATADELAVQLRGAGAVVFAAGAGPGSTAARKETVDRDGATLLADAAAAAGIRRYLLVSSTGVDAEPDPERGEVWAAYIRAKKAAEEAIRADDRLDATILRPGRLTDDPGTGAVLLAPPPVDRDDVTRDDTAAVLAALLTADHTIGSTLELREGDVELAQAVAALQG; encoded by the coding sequence ATGGACGTGGTGATCGCCGGAGGACACGGGAAGATCGCGATGCGGCTGGCCGCGCTGCTCGCGGGCAACGGGCACACGGTCCGCTCGATCGTGCGCAACCCCGACCACACCGACGAGGTGGCGGCGACCGGCGCCCGGCCGGTCGTGGCCGACCTGGAGTCGGCGACCGCGGACGAGCTCGCCGTGCAGCTGAGGGGCGCCGGCGCGGTCGTGTTCGCGGCGGGCGCCGGGCCGGGCAGCACGGCGGCCCGCAAGGAGACCGTCGACCGCGACGGCGCGACGCTGCTCGCCGACGCGGCCGCGGCCGCCGGGATCCGCCGCTACCTGCTGGTCTCCTCGACCGGGGTGGACGCCGAGCCGGATCCGGAGCGCGGCGAGGTCTGGGCCGCCTACATCCGGGCGAAGAAGGCCGCCGAGGAGGCGATCCGCGCCGACGACCGGCTCGACGCGACGATCCTCCGTCCCGGCAGGCTCACCGACGACCCCGGGACCGGCGCGGTGCTGCTGGCGCCGCCGCCGGTCGACCGCGACGACGTGACCCGTGACGACACCGCCGCCGTACTGGCGGCGCTGCTGACCGCGGACCACACGATCGGGTCGACCCTGGAGCTCCGCGAGGGCGACGTCGAACTCGCGCAGGCGGTCGCCGCACTCCAGGGGTGA
- a CDS encoding DUF4442 domain-containing protein, which produces MADDASWVAGAMTQAVPWVGTAGITFGEITTERVEAFLPDRSDQHNHVGGPHAAVMFGLGETASGAVGLAAFASAGDRAVPLVVRSEIRYLKLAKGDLRAEAVLTRPAGEVLAELDGGTRPEFSVDVTITDADGVQTGAMTIVWTLKPNRR; this is translated from the coding sequence ATGGCTGACGACGCGAGCTGGGTGGCCGGGGCGATGACGCAGGCCGTGCCGTGGGTGGGCACGGCAGGGATCACCTTCGGCGAGATCACCACCGAACGGGTGGAGGCGTTCCTCCCCGATCGCTCCGACCAGCACAACCATGTCGGCGGCCCGCACGCCGCGGTCATGTTCGGGCTGGGGGAGACCGCCTCGGGCGCGGTGGGGCTCGCGGCCTTCGCCTCGGCGGGCGACCGGGCCGTCCCGCTCGTCGTCCGCTCCGAGATCCGCTACCTGAAGCTGGCCAAGGGCGACCTGCGGGCGGAGGCGGTCCTGACCCGTCCGGCGGGTGAGGTCCTCGCCGAGCTCGACGGCGGCACCCGGCCGGAGTTCTCGGTCGACGTCACGATCACCGACGCCGACGGCGTGCAGACCGGCGCGATGACGATCGTCTGGACGCTGAAGCCGAACCGCCGGTAG